In a genomic window of Spirosoma agri:
- a CDS encoding pirin family protein, whose amino-acid sequence MMDTQTQAQIYLADQRGCSETPFFRSYHTFNFGPYTAEDREPFGPLHLLNDDTLRVGASLTMRVEQPTTVVLFPVMGGLEYTVDGSIDFLEPGQLGVLAVPTGTTYSVSNPYEQEQINFLQLWLTNPSDDLQLTIDQIPFDLTTINTLLPIFGSTNLDHSDHPTVKGFIGRYTGRQEGTYPIAPAAELVDTGMFVFVLQGAFEVANRLLHAKDSLSLRYNQPDQLEFEALSNDAIILLLELPFR is encoded by the coding sequence ATGATGGACACTCAAACGCAAGCGCAAATCTATCTGGCCGATCAGCGTGGTTGCTCCGAAACGCCCTTCTTTCGGAGCTATCACACCTTCAATTTCGGGCCGTATACGGCCGAGGATCGGGAGCCATTTGGCCCGTTGCACCTGTTGAACGATGACACACTTCGCGTTGGGGCCAGCCTTACCATGCGAGTAGAACAACCAACAACGGTCGTACTGTTTCCGGTGATGGGTGGGCTAGAATATACCGTTGACGGGAGCATTGACTTTCTGGAACCTGGGCAACTCGGTGTTTTGGCAGTACCCACCGGAACGACTTATTCCGTCAGTAATCCATACGAGCAGGAACAGATTAATTTTTTACAACTGTGGTTAACGAACCCATCTGACGATCTTCAGCTCACGATTGACCAAATTCCGTTCGACCTGACGACGATTAATACACTCTTACCAATTTTTGGGTCAACCAATCTTGACCATAGCGATCACCCGACAGTAAAGGGATTTATTGGCCGCTATACTGGTCGTCAGGAAGGTACGTATCCGATCGCTCCAGCGGCAGAATTGGTCGATACCGGTATGTTTGTGTTCGTTCTACAGGGTGCCTTCGAAGTAGCGAATCGACTCCTTCACGCAAAAGATAGCCTGTCCTTACGCTACAACCAGCCGGATCAGCTAGAGTTTGAAGCGCTGTCTAACGACGCCATTATCCTGTTGTTGGAATTGCCATTTCGATAA
- a CDS encoding dioxygenase family protein, which translates to MERKEFLKRGFGSLLGIATVLPAINACSSTDVTPSTTTTTGTSTSTGSTNGSSSSNCSVTPSETEGPFPTKVPANFVRKDIRDDRTGVAFTINITIKNSNSSCAALSGALVDIWHCDKDGYYSEYGGTGMQSVNFTTVDFLRGRQTTDANGLVSFTSIFPGWYSGRAPHIHVHVYSSTGKSLLVTQIAFPYDISNTVYTTAQSYGYTKGSQDTKNESDNVFSDGFTTELATVAGSISAGYTLTHTIVVSA; encoded by the coding sequence ATGGAACGTAAAGAGTTTTTGAAACGAGGCTTCGGGAGTTTATTGGGCATAGCCACTGTTTTGCCCGCCATTAATGCCTGCTCATCAACGGATGTCACGCCCAGTACAACCACGACCACCGGCACGAGCACATCGACTGGCTCAACGAACGGAAGTTCCTCCAGCAACTGCTCCGTTACGCCCTCAGAAACCGAAGGCCCATTTCCAACCAAAGTGCCAGCTAACTTCGTCCGCAAAGATATTCGCGATGACCGGACCGGTGTAGCCTTCACCATCAACATCACCATCAAGAACTCGAACAGTAGCTGTGCCGCGCTGTCGGGTGCCTTGGTCGACATCTGGCATTGCGACAAAGATGGTTATTACTCTGAGTACGGCGGTACGGGCATGCAAAGCGTCAACTTTACTACGGTCGATTTTCTACGTGGTCGACAGACAACCGATGCGAATGGTTTGGTGTCGTTCACCTCGATTTTCCCTGGCTGGTATTCGGGTCGTGCTCCCCATATTCACGTTCACGTTTACAGCTCGACCGGAAAATCACTGCTGGTCACGCAGATTGCCTTCCCGTACGACATCTCGAACACCGTTTATACTACCGCTCAGTCGTACGGCTATACCAAGGGATCACAGGATACTAAAAACGAAAGTGATAACGTATTTTCAGACGGATTCACGACGGAACTGGCTACTGTTGCCGGGAGTATTTCGGCGGGTTATACCCTGACGCATACGATTGTCGTTAGTGCTTAA
- a CDS encoding LytR/AlgR family response regulator transcription factor has translation MIRAIAVDDEPPALRILSNFCGRVDFIELQKTFFRANEALDFLATNAVDLIFLDINMPALSGLDFHKLLPQPTLVIFTTAYSEYAVEGFTLNAADYLLKPFTFDRFEQAVNKARDAYQFRQQQTERGKPAYLYVRADYRLYQIPLSDILFIEGLDDYLKIHRQQEKPVVCRMTMKAILQQLPETAASPERFSRVHRSFIVPMNRIEAVRNKTILLAGHEIPIGASYEADFFRQFGT, from the coding sequence ATGATTCGAGCCATTGCCGTCGATGATGAACCACCAGCTCTCCGGATCCTTAGCAATTTTTGCGGGCGCGTTGATTTCATCGAGCTGCAAAAAACGTTCTTCAGGGCTAACGAAGCCTTGGATTTTCTGGCTACCAACGCCGTTGATCTGATTTTTCTCGACATCAATATGCCCGCCTTGTCGGGGCTTGATTTTCATAAGTTATTACCGCAGCCCACGCTGGTTATTTTTACGACGGCTTACTCTGAATATGCCGTAGAAGGGTTTACGCTCAACGCAGCAGACTATCTGCTTAAGCCGTTTACATTCGACCGATTCGAGCAGGCGGTTAACAAAGCACGTGACGCCTATCAATTCAGGCAGCAGCAGACTGAACGGGGTAAACCGGCTTATTTATACGTTCGGGCCGACTACCGGCTGTATCAGATTCCGTTGTCCGACATTCTGTTCATTGAGGGATTGGACGATTATCTTAAAATCCACCGGCAGCAGGAAAAGCCCGTTGTCTGTCGCATGACGATGAAGGCGATCCTGCAACAACTTCCCGAAACGGCGGCCTCACCCGAACGCTTTAGTCGCGTTCATCGCTCATTTATCGTTCCCATGAATCGCATTGAAGCTGTCCGCAACAAAACCATTTTACTGGCGGGCCACGAAATTCCGATTGGGGCGAGTTATGAAGCTGACTTTTTCCGGCAATTTGGGACCTAG
- a CDS encoding sensor histidine kinase: MNKKVSLIAIHLFGCLTFLALPYIIDDDGLSKVAELAYNPHEQRNLLSYLLTIAFFYTNFYVLIPQFFFARNYIVYSLTVLGCFLIIEQTLTSINRRGLSLKPQRQEQLPPPPPDQLGYQPPFNPGGRPPMPPNGFPQPRQSQQPGLPPEISQTFFLFLIGFLLSLAIRVNNRWRETEREKLNTELSYLKAQINPHFLFNTLNSIYSLALEQSDRTAEAITRLSSLMRYVIQDAAVKQVPLAKELEYISHYVALQKIRLDETVQIDFSISGQPNGHQIAPLILISFIENAFKYGVNPSDDSHIQISLSVQANELHCHVFNKKVRISQDTVTTSGIGLANTQARLQLVYPKQHQLQINDQPADFTVDLYLTLT, translated from the coding sequence ATGAATAAGAAGGTATCCCTTATTGCCATTCACCTGTTCGGTTGCCTGACCTTCCTGGCTTTGCCTTACATTATTGACGACGACGGTCTTTCGAAAGTAGCTGAATTGGCCTACAATCCGCACGAGCAGCGCAATCTCCTGTCCTACCTGCTAACAATAGCCTTTTTCTACACGAATTTCTACGTGCTGATCCCGCAGTTCTTTTTTGCGAGAAATTATATAGTATACAGTTTAACCGTTCTGGGTTGTTTCCTGATCATCGAACAGACGCTAACCAGCATCAATCGCCGGGGATTGTCTTTAAAACCACAAAGGCAGGAGCAGCTCCCTCCCCCACCGCCCGATCAACTAGGATACCAGCCTCCTTTCAATCCAGGTGGTCGTCCGCCGATGCCACCGAACGGCTTTCCTCAACCAAGACAATCACAACAACCGGGCTTGCCGCCCGAAATTAGTCAGACATTTTTCCTTTTTCTGATCGGCTTTTTGCTGTCGCTGGCTATTCGCGTTAACAACCGATGGCGGGAAACGGAACGCGAAAAACTAAATACTGAATTATCGTATTTGAAAGCTCAAATTAATCCGCATTTTCTGTTCAATACGCTGAACAGTATCTATTCGTTGGCCCTCGAACAGTCGGATCGGACCGCCGAAGCCATTACCCGCCTTTCTTCCTTGATGCGCTACGTGATTCAGGACGCTGCCGTCAAGCAGGTGCCACTGGCTAAAGAACTGGAGTACATCAGCCATTACGTTGCCCTGCAAAAAATACGGCTGGACGAAACAGTTCAAATCGATTTTTCGATCAGCGGTCAACCCAACGGTCATCAGATTGCTCCGCTGATTCTGATTTCGTTCATCGAAAATGCGTTCAAGTACGGCGTAAATCCCAGCGACGATTCGCACATTCAAATCAGCTTGTCGGTTCAGGCGAATGAACTGCACTGCCACGTTTTCAATAAGAAAGTCCGTATTTCGCAGGACACCGTTACCACCAGCGGTATTGGCCTGGCAAACACCCAGGCCCGCTTGCAGTTAGTATATCCGAAGCAGCACCAGTTACAGATCAACGACCAGCCTGCTGACTTCACGGTCGATTTATACCTCACGCTGACATGA
- the atpC gene encoding ATP synthase F1 subunit epsilon, with amino-acid sequence MTVDIITPDRKVFSGEASAVTFPGSEGQFQVLNDHAPLVSTLDRGPIVVQTASGQQTFTVDGGVVEVLQNKVLVLAEAVVV; translated from the coding sequence ATGACAGTAGACATTATCACTCCCGACCGTAAGGTCTTTTCCGGTGAGGCTAGTGCCGTTACATTTCCGGGCAGCGAAGGTCAGTTTCAGGTTCTGAACGATCACGCCCCGTTAGTGAGCACCCTGGATCGCGGGCCGATTGTTGTGCAAACAGCGTCCGGCCAGCAGACATTCACCGTTGATGGTGGTGTCGTTGAGGTATTACAAAATAAAGTACTGGTTCTTGCCGAAGCTGTTGTTGTCTAG